Below is a genomic region from Ursus arctos isolate Adak ecotype North America unplaced genomic scaffold, UrsArc2.0 scaffold_32, whole genome shotgun sequence.
TGATCACTCCATATTTGCCTTAGGGTGATACAGAATGCAAAGTAGTAAGTTCTTAAGATAAAAGTCCACAAATACGATTTTGTGTCACTGACCCAACTGTCTGTGATACAATTATTGGGAAGTTCTTCTGTGGGTAGACAttagtgtgggggtggggggtggatacTGAACTGAAGAGTCCAAGGACTTAGGCTTGAGATTCTGTTACGCCACTCAACTAGTCGTGTGGTTTTGGATAAATCATTTAGCCTCTCTTAGAGTCAGCGTCCTTTCTACTAAATGaagataaattgtttttaaataggaTTTTTGGTTAGTTAGTGACAAAAAGCAAATACTCTGATTGGTAGTGTAATAAGTTTTTTTAGAAATCAAagcaaataggggcgcctgggtggctcagtcgttaagcgtctgccttcagctcagggcgtgcgtgatcccagggtcctgggatcaagctacgcattgggctccctgctcctctgggagcctggttcttcctctcccactccccctgcttgtgttccctctctcactggctgtctctctctctctctgtcaaataaataaaatcttgggaaaaaaaagaaagaaaggaagaaaagaaagcaaatagagAAGACTGTGGACCCCTGCCACTGCCATAAACCTATCCTCTACATATAGATAACTGTTAAATTGattgttttctgaattatttatctATCCCGTTTATTGGCTCACTGATTCAAAATATATGTTGAGTACTTACTGTACACCAGGCTTTTTTCTTGGTATTAAGGATACGGCATAGAATATGCTTTTCCGGCCTGGTGTATCTTGGACATCTTTTTGTGTAAGGTATATCTCCTTTTGATGGTTGTATACTATGTTATAATTAACCGTCCCTTGTTTGACATTTAAGTGGTTTCCAATTTTCTGGCTTGAAAAACAGTTCTTGTACCATATGTCTTGCTTAGTTTTGCTACAGAATAATTTTCGAAGTGGAATGCTGATCAGAGGGCAAGAACATTTTCAAGTAAAATTAATACTGCTAAGTTGCCCTCCAAAAATGATTCACCGTCCCACCAATAGcagatgtatttatgtatgtttctCCATGCCCTTGCCAACATTGGATTTACTTCCCTCTGATATCCTTCAGATTTTGTGTCATTCTTGGAAATGCCTTTATCGttccaagattttaaaatatttacctgttGTTTTTTGATGCTTCTTTATGTTTTGGCCATTAAAACTGTAATGTTTCTGGATTTGTTTTGGCATTGGGTATGGAGTGTAGAAATCAAGCATTTTTCTAAGTGgttagtaaattttttaaaaataccatttgctgggggtcgcctgggtggcacagtcgttaggcgtctgccttcggctcagggcgtgatcccggcgttatgggatcgagccccacatcaggctcctctgctaggagcctgcttcttcctctcccactctccctgcttgtgttccctctctcgctggctgtctctctctgtcaaataaataaataaatattttttaaaaaaataccatttgctgggggcacctgggtggctcagtcggttaagcttaaTTCTGACTCTggatcagctcaggtcttgatgtcagggtggtgagttcaagctctgcattgggctccatccTAGGCATGgaggctactttaaaaaaaaaaaagccatttgctggcaaattgttttcttcactgcttGTTGAAGTGGGATTTTTTAAACATGTGTACTCAAATCTTTTTCTGGTAACTTGAGTTTTTTGAACAGCATCAAACCAACTTTTGCTTTATCCCCCTTAATTAATGCTTAATTATAGaggaacaattaaaaatattggtAATAACGTGTGATATATTTGTACAACTATATAAATCAccctatttaatcctcataggGAAACTGTTACTCGGTAGCTGTTTTGTAGCTTGCCCTAAGGTTATACAGCttatctccttttctctgtcttctcttccctttactccccttccttccccgcccccccccccaatcttcaGATCACTGGGTAGGCTTGGTGCTTTAAAGAGGGGCGGTGCTCTCCTCTATGGTCTTAACAGTGGTGGAAGTAGGTAATATCCTAAATGTCTCTTGGGTGATTATTAAGTAGATAGTTTACTAGTCTGTCTTGCTCTCAGATGAAATATCCTGTGTCTCAGATTGAACTATTGTAATTAGTTACCATCCACTTGACCCCATTTGGTTTTAGATACTAGATGGCAGACAGCTTCAAAAGATCATTGAGCTTTCAAAGTGAAAACTGAACACTGGCTTTGTCCTGTTTTGACATTAAAAGAATCTGTTTATATTACAGTCAGCCCGGCTATAGTCACATTTTAAGCCCTTGTAAAATAGATGTAAAATTTTACTTATGATTCTGTTACCAAAATCTTTCAATATCAACAAGTTTATTTTTTGGTAACTTAGAGAACTTTTTTTAAGATAGCTTTAGTCTTTTGTCTCAATTGTATAAAATAAACTTATTAAATCATGGTGAGATAATTGGATATTTGTTGTTAGAGTTTACTCTTTTTAGTAAAAGGGTGTTTGTGGATTCAAAGAGTGGCCTACAGGTAGAAATCAACGCTGGTTACCTagtttgtgggggaggggtggatatTGGTTTTGAAGGACATGATAGTACTTTCTGGGAAGCTGGAGATGTTCTATATTTCCATCTGGGTGCTGGTTTTCCTGGTGTATCCATTTGTAAAAAATTTGTCAAGCTAGGCACTTTTAATACATTATAGCTCaagttccccctccccccaattttttttttttttaagattttttatttatttatttgacagatatagagacagccagcgacagagggaacacaagcagggggagtgggagaggaagaagcaggctcacagtggaggagcccgacgtggggctcgatcccacaacgccgggatcacgccctgagccaaaggcagacgcccaaccgctgcgccacccaggcgccccaccctccaattttttaaatagtgttttatgtggagagaagcaaacaaaatagGGATACAACTGGACCTTGATAGTCATTTAATTTATTGTACGTTGATACCTCAGTCTTTCTTTCCTACTTCAGATTTGGCCttttggaggcacctgggtggctcagtcagttgggcatctgcctctgactcaggtcatgatcctggggtcctgggatcaagccccaagtccggctccttgctcagcagggagcctgcttctctctctgcctgccactccccctgcttgtgtgctctctcgctctgtcaaatagataaagtctttaaaaaaagaaagaaagaaagatttggcCTTTCATCTGTTGGCTTCAGCTTGGGAAcccctaattattttttaaatagataaatccTTTTGTAAAAACTCAATTGTGAATCCTCTGAGCTGACATTATTGTATTTTAACCACAGTTAGAGAGACCCTCTGTTTAGTGTGTATCCAATACCAAAATACCCCACATTATGTAATTAATACCCTTCCTCTGTGGGCTCTGTGCCAGCTGTTGTTCTTCCCTTGTTATTGGGATCCCTTTTCTGGCAGTTAGGCTTTTTTGTCATAGTCGTCTGTAGTTATATTTTATCTCTGTGTTTGGACTGAAAGTTCCTTGCAATCGCGTATcttatgccttcttttttttacattgtagATACTCATGGTCTAGAGTTCTGGGGGAAAATTGGTttaatatgggtttttttttctcctttggagtCTAttctgagcttttatttttagatttttagtcTGTATGAAATGCTTGCATCTCAACTTTTAAGAGTTATTTGGAAATTGAAAGTTACCTAATCTGCCAGCCATATTACCCATCTATGtccttgcttttttaaaagatttttgtccTTCAAAGTGTAACACTTGTGTAACAGTGCTGTTGACAGCGTTTTCATTTGCAAGTTACTCTCACAACTTTGATTTATGGAGAAGGTATTTGAGACTTAGAAATTGAAGGCCTTCCCCAAATCACCAAGCTCTGGCAGTCAGGCCAAGGTCCGACTCTTACTTAGGTATCTTATCGTGCTGCCCTCTGTAATTCTTCGACTAATCATTAACTACCTTTGTTTATATGTTGCTTTGCCAAGATTTACGTGGTCACAAATTATAttgttatacattttataatgGCACTTGGGAGAACTAAGTGCATACAGTAGTCAAATgtgaataaaaaatgtttttatctagTCCTTGCCTGCCTGGTTTATTTCAGCTAAGGATTGTGGTTGGCGTGTGTAAATGGGGGTTAAGGAAAATGGAACTAGCTATTGTGGCTCTGTTTTTCCTCACTGGACTAAGAGAAATagtatggggaaaaaataatggtGTGGTGGTATTTCAAGAAGGTCATTCCAAACTACAGCTTCAAATAAATGGTGTAAAGGGGACTCTTTAGTACCTGGCACACTGTGTACTTTAATATTCATTAAAGTAGTAATttaaggggcacgtgggtggagTAGACAGTcgagtgtctgagtcttgatttcggctcaggtgctGGTCTTGGGCTCGGGCCCCAtatggggctctgccctcagtgcagagactgcttgcggttctctcttgccctctgcccctcctgctcatgctcacatgCATGTGCTCTTTCGTGCGTGCGCgctgtctcaaataaatcaatcttaaaaaaataaaatcttattcaGCACTTTTTTGGTACTTTAAATGAGATTTGAAAATTGCTTATTGAGAATCTGTTTTGAAGTGGAATTGGTAGTGTTCCTTACTTTTAGATAGtattataacttttattatataaCTATCTAGAATTGGTGTAGGTAAGCTGGAAGAGTAGTAGGCTAGGAATCAGAAAAATGGCAGTTCGCGTTAGGTTCAGCCATAGTCCTGTCACTAGAACAGATTAATGTAGCTACtccaaatttctgtttttcttggtaAAATTTTGGGGGATATTAACTGCCTTCCCTAGTATGTAGGGTTGTGGTAAGAATCAAATAAGAGGCGTGAAAACACCTTATACTACTACCAGATGTCTAGATTATTTCTAGTGTTCTACTAGTTTGCTGATAAAAAGCTTGCCTGTGTCATAATTTGAGTGACATAGagcagcttgtgctttgtcctcattTGCAATTTCTTATTTACAGAATTTGGAGGTTTTGGCTCAGTTAGTggaaaaattgaaatagaaatcaaGATCAACCATGAAGGAGAAGTAAATCGGGCGCGTTATATGCCCCAGAACCCTTGCATCATTGCAACAAAGACTCCATCCAGTGATGTTCTTGTTTTTGACTATACAAAACATCCTTCCAAACCAGGTACCTGCCCTCTTCAGTTCAAATACAGATAATGAGTCACTATGGGAATACACTGTTCCACTCGGTCTGAGTTTAATTGcttgttatttgtatattttaacatCTTGTGGTGTATACTGGTATGTGTGGATATTCTTCCTTCGTTCTTCTTACCTAGGTgggaaaaaatgcttttttgcaCAGAACAGAATGATGGTGCGTTTTAAGTGTTATAAATTTGATCGTAATGGATCTGTATTACTATAAATACGAAGAGCTTTAGACCTCTTCATCAAAATTCCATTATGCTTTGTAGACCCAAAGAGGCAGTAGACTCTGGGTAGTCTTGATATGTCTGTTAATTTGCAGACCCTTCTGGAGAGTGCAACCCAGACTTGCGTCTTCGTGGACATCAGAAGGAAGGCTATGGACTTTCTTGGAACCCAAATCTCAGTGGGCACTTACTTAGTGCTTCAGATGACCATGTGCGTATCCTCctcattttgaagcaaatctgGGCTAGTTATCAGTCGGTTTCTTTTCTGGGGTATGTGGGGAAGTGAGAATCTGCCATTTATATAATAGTTAATTTTACATTTCAGACCATCTGCCTCTGGGACATCAGTGCTGttccaaaggaaggaaaagttgtGGATGCGAAGACCATCTTTACAGGGCATACAGCAGTAGTAGAAGATGTTTCCTGGCATCTGCTCCATGAGAGTCTGTTTGGGTCAGTTGCTGATGATCAGAAACTTATGATGTGAGTAGAATCCATGTTTTAGTTGTTTCCTTATTGTCTAAATCTTATATATTACCTATTTcaagcttttttcctgtttttccttcttcattaaaGCTGGGATACGCGTTCGAACAATACTTCCAAACCAAGCCACTCAGTTGATGCTCACACTGCTGAAGTGAACTGCCTGTCTTTCAATCCTTACAGCGAGTTCATTCTTGCCACAGGATCAGCCGACAAGGTCAGTTtgacttattttaagaaaacGTTGGGTaaatttcttttgcttcctttgaataaactgaggtcttttcagttgtgggttttcttttcataaaaaattactggttactcttgctttcttttttgtacaTAGACTGTTGCCTTGTGGGATCTGAGAAATCTGAAACTTAAGTTGCATTCCTTTGAATCACATAAGGATGAAATATTCCAGGTAAGAGAAACTAatgctatgtgtgtgtgtgtgtgtgtgtgtgttcgtgtttgtttgttttaagg
It encodes:
- the RBBP4 gene encoding histone-binding protein RBBP4, translated to MADKEAAFDDAVEERVINEEYKIWKKNTPFLYDLVMTHALEWPSLTAQWLPDVTRPEGKDFSIHRLVLGTHTSDEQNHLVIASVQLPNDDAQFDASHYDSEKGEFGGFGSVSGKIEIEIKINHEGEVNRARYMPQNPCIIATKTPSSDVLVFDYTKHPSKPDPSGECNPDLRLRGHQKEGYGLSWNPNLSGHLLSASDDHTICLWDISAVPKEGKVVDAKTIFTGHTAVVEDVSWHLLHESLFGSVADDQKLMIWDTRSNNTSKPSHSVDAHTAEVNCLSFNPYSEFILATGSADKTVALWDLRNLKLKLHSFESHKDEIFQVQWSPHNETILASSGTDRRLNVWDLSKIGEEQSPEDAEDGPPELLFIHGGHTAKISDFSWNPNEPWVICSVSEDNIMQVWQMAENIYNDEDPEGSVDPEGQGS